One stretch of Heptranchias perlo isolate sHepPer1 chromosome 29, sHepPer1.hap1, whole genome shotgun sequence DNA includes these proteins:
- the LOC137299496 gene encoding uncharacterized protein: MLTTTTASIAATASILNTKNSQSPDAILQLIRFILDHNVFTFDNQFFTQTHGTAMGTKFAPQYANIFMHKFEQDFFTAQDLQPTLYTRYIDDIFFLWTHGEESLKRLHDNINKFHPTIKLTMDYSSESVSFLDTQISIKDGHLSTSLYRKPKDNLTMLHFSSFHPNHVKEAIPYGQALRIHRICSDEEERNGHLQTLKDALVRTGYDARLINRQFRRATAKNCIDLLRRQTRDATNRVPFVVQYFPGAEKLHHVLRSLQHVIDDDEHLAKAIPTPPLLAFKQPPNLKQTIVRSKLPSFQENSVHDTTQPCHGNLCKTCQIIDTDTTITREDTTHQVHGSYSCDSANVVYLIRCRKGCPGAWYIGETMQTLRQRMNGHHATIARQEGSLPVGEHFSSQGHSATDLRVSVLHGGLRDTRQRKIVEQKLIAKFRTHEDGLNRDLGFMSRYT, translated from the coding sequence ATGTTAACCACCACAACAGCATcaatcgctgcaacagcatcaatactcaacaccaagaacagccaatctccagacgccatcctacaactcatccgcttcatcctggatcacaatgtcttcaccttcgataaccagttctttacccaaacacacggaacagccatggggaccaaattcgcaccccaatacgccaacattttcatgcacaagtttgagcaggacttcttcactgcacaggacctccaaccaacgctatacaccagatacatcgacgacattttctttctatggacccacggcgaagaatcactaaagagactacacgataacatcaacaagttccatcccaccatcaagctcaccatggactactcctcagaatcggtttctttcttggacacacaaatctccatcaaagacgggcacctcagcacctcactctaccgcaagcccaaggacaacctcacgatgctccacttttccagcttccaccctaatcacgtcaaagaggccatcccctatggacaggccctgcgaatacacaggatctgctcagacgaggaggaacgcaatggacacctacagacgctgaaagacgccctagtaagaacgggatatgacgctcgactcatcaatcgacagttccgacgggccacagcgaagaattgcatagacctcctcagaagacaaacacgggacgcaaccaacagagtacccttcgtcgtccagtacttccccggagcggagaaactacaccatgttctccgcagtcttcaacatgtcatcgatgacgacgaacacctcgctaaggccatccccacacctccactactcgccttcaaacagccacccaacctcaaacagaccattgttcgcagcaaattacccagctttcaggagaacagcgtccacgacaccacacaaccctgccacggcaacctctgcaagacatgccagatcatcgacacagatactaccatcacacgagaggacaccacccaccaggtacatggttcatactcctgtgactcggccaacgttgtctacctcatacgttgcaggaaaggatgccccggagcatggtacattggcgagaccatgcagacactgcgacaacggatgaacggacaccacgcaacaatcgccagacaggagggttccctcccagtcggggaacacttcagcagtcaaggacattcagccaccgatctccgggtaagcgtactccacggcggccttcgagacacacgacaacgcaaaatcgtcgagcagaaattgatagccaagttccgcacccatgaggacggcctcaaccgggatcttgggttcatgtcacgctacacgtaa